The stretch of DNA ACCCAACTGCTGATCTCCGGCTCGGACTTTGTGGTGCACCGCAAACCCCAGCAGCAGTTTTTCGACCGCCTCGGCAGCTTGAAGAAAGAGCTGCACATACTCCCCGGCTTCTTCCACGACACCCTCGGTGAACGTGATCGTGCCGTGGCCTTGAGCAGCGCCCGGCGCTTTATCCTGCAGAACTTCGAACACCCGCTGGACCGCGCCTCCTTGCTGGATGCCGACAGGATTGGCCTGACCTGCGCCGAATCCGAGTCCCTCGCCGCGCCGTTGCCACGCAACTCCCTGCGCGACCTGTATTGGCGCATGACCCGCGCCAGCATGGGCCTGGGCAGCAAACTGTCGGATGGCGTGAAGCTCGGTTTCGACACCGGCTTCGACTCCGGCAGCACCCTGGACTACGTGTACCGCAACAAACCCACCGGCAAAGGCGGGCTGGGGCGGATGATCGACACCAATTACCTGAACTCCATCGGCTGGCGCGGTATTCGTCAGCGCAAGTTGAACGTGGAAGAGCTGCTGCGCCTGGCGATGGCCAAGCTGCGGGACGAGCAGCGGGAAGTGCGCATCGTCGACATCGCCGCCGGGCATGGTCGGTACATTCTGGAAGCCTTGCAGGGCGTTTCGCCGTTGCCGGAATCGATCCTGCTGCGGGACTACAGCGATATCAACGTGCGCGACGGTGGCGCGCTGATTCGTGAAAAAGGGCTGGGGGATATCGCCCAGTTCGTCAAAGGCGATGCGTTTGACCGGGCGGACCTTGCGGCGCTGGAACCCAAGCCGACGCTGGCGGTGGTGTCCGGGCTATATGAACTGTTCGCGGATAACGCGATGGTCGGTGGCTCGCTCGCGGGCTTGGCCGAAGCCGTGGAGCCCGGTGGTTATCTGGTGTACACCGGCCAACCGTGGCATCCGCAACTGGAACTGATCGCCCGCGCCCTCACCAGCCACCGCCAGGGCCAGGCCTGGGTAATGCGCCGGCGCAGCCAGGCGGAAATGGATCAACTGGTGGCAGCCGCCGGTTTCCGCAAGATCACCCAACGCGTGGATGAGTGGGGGATTTTCAGCGTGTCCCTGGCACAGCGAGCCTGACCCATGCGTGAACCGGGCCTGTTGAAACCGGCGGTGCTGTGGCTGCT from Pseudomonas sp. NC02 encodes:
- a CDS encoding bifunctional alpha/beta hydrolase/class I SAM-dependent methyltransferase, which encodes MREQQEHTFSTHDGVELFYRHWPATAPAGFAPRKAILLFHRGHEHSGRIAHLVDELNLPEFDFFAWDARGHGQSPGARGDSPSFATSARDVQTFVDHIRSAYNIEEEHLAVIAQSVGAVIAATWVHDYAPKIRSLVLASPAFKVKLYVPFARPGLALMRKFRGNFFVNSYVKAKFLSHDPERVASYDSDPLITKAISVNVLLGLYEAADRVVADAQAIQVPTQLLISGSDFVVHRKPQQQFFDRLGSLKKELHILPGFFHDTLGERDRAVALSSARRFILQNFEHPLDRASLLDADRIGLTCAESESLAAPLPRNSLRDLYWRMTRASMGLGSKLSDGVKLGFDTGFDSGSTLDYVYRNKPTGKGGLGRMIDTNYLNSIGWRGIRQRKLNVEELLRLAMAKLRDEQREVRIVDIAAGHGRYILEALQGVSPLPESILLRDYSDINVRDGGALIREKGLGDIAQFVKGDAFDRADLAALEPKPTLAVVSGLYELFADNAMVGGSLAGLAEAVEPGGYLVYTGQPWHPQLELIARALTSHRQGQAWVMRRRSQAEMDQLVAAAGFRKITQRVDEWGIFSVSLAQRA